From Labeo rohita strain BAU-BD-2019 chromosome 18, IGBB_LRoh.1.0, whole genome shotgun sequence, the proteins below share one genomic window:
- the LOC127180581 gene encoding uncharacterized protein LOC127180581, translating into MSLLQPQLDKIIKQSTKIANGPPTRYNLKPRIVSHDESKTYSKITFGERNKNKSHRVIIMVGETGTGKTTLLNTIVNYMLGVKREDKVWFEITDDQSDRTSAHSQTSRITVYGFYLQDSQIDLTIIDTPGYGDTRGIDLDKEISASLLSLSKSAEGVNEIHAVCLVIKATQNRLSERQIYIFDAVQSLFGRDIVENIVLLFTHSTGKAPKNALTAVKEAKIKCAVNDKNQPVYFLFDNCQSEAADDEDDDDEEGETIQNQSWNRSFRGTEKFFSFLDTIQPKSLQMTQDVLQKRKQLEANVSNLQSRVHEIELKQNELKEIQEALEKNKEYVKKNKNFEYEVNVPYKKRVNIDTSKASVAMCCTVCEENCHYPGCWKYTFFSWCEMFEAGYCTVCTNECHKDKHVKEDKIYVQKTKKVIKTYTDLKKKYDDMIGDGVFLVRKLTEELQEYEEKKIKLLNEAFDCVQTLQDIALNTDSVNTLLHSDFLIEKLKEIDEAEKATILENMKKAGEEKQGAVGYFKSFLKK; encoded by the coding sequence ATGAGTCTTTTACAACCACAATTGGACAAAATCATCAAgcaaagtactaaaattgcgAATGGACCTCCTACTCGATACAATCTGAAACCAAGGATAGTCTCTCATGATGAATCtaaaacatacagcaaaatTACATTTGgggaaagaaacaaaaacaaatcccaCAGAGTCATTATAATGGTGGGAgaaacaggaacaggaaaaacaACCCTACTCAATACCATAGTCAACTACATGTTGGGTGTAAAGAGAGAAGACAAGGTTTGGTTTGAGATCACAGATGATCAGAGTGACCGAACATCAGCTCACAGTCAGACCTCCAGAATCACTGTTTATGGGTTTTATCTGCAAGACAGTCAAATTGACCTAACAATCATCGACACACCAGGATATGGAGACACTCGTGGAATTGATCTTGATAAAGAGATCTCTGCGAGTTTGCTTAGTTTAAGCAAATCTGCAGAAGGAGTCAATGAAATACATGCAGTGTGTCTGGTGATTAAAGCAACACAAAATCGACTCTCTGAAAGACAAATCTACATATTTGATGCGGTTCAGTCTTTATTTGGAAGAGATATTGTTGAAAACATTGTCTTGCTCTTCACACACTCAACTGGAAAGGCACCTAAAAATGCCCTGACGGCTGTTAAAGAGGCTAAAATCAAGTGTGCAGTAAATGACAAGAATCAGCCAGTGTATTTCCTGTTTGACAACTGTCAGTCAGAGGCTgctgatgatgaagatgatgatgatgaagaaggTGAAACAATCCAGAATCAATCATGGAATCGCAGTTTTAGAGGaacagaaaaattcttcagctTTCTTGACACAATACAACCAAAATCTTTGCAAATGACTCAAGATGTGTTGCAGAAACGGAAGCAGTTGGAGGCAAATGTCTCTAATCTACAATCACGAGTTCATGAGATAGAATTAAAGCAAAATGAGCTGAAAGAAATTCAAGAAGCTCTGGAGAAGAACAaggagtatgtcaaaaaaaacaaaaactttgagTATGAAGTTAATGTGCCCTACAAAAAAAGGGTTAACATTGATACTTCTAAAGCCAGTGTGGCAATGTGTTGCACCGTCTGTGAGGAGAACTGTCATTATCCAGGATGCTGGAAGTACACTTTTTTCTCATGGTGCGAAATGTTCGAAGCTGGTTACTGTACAGTGTGCACAAATGAATGCCACAAGGACAAACATGtcaaagaagacaaaatataTGTGCAAAAGACAAAGAAGGTGATAAAGACATATACAGACTTAAAGAAGAAATATGATGATATGATTGGTGACGGTGTCTTTCTGGTCAGGAAGCTTACAGAAGAGCTGCAAGAATATgaggaaaagaaaataaagctgttGAATGAGGCTTTTGACTGTGTgcaaactctgcaggacatcgcactcaacactgattcaGTGAACACACTCTTGCACTCTGATTTTCTGATTGAGAAGCTGAAGGAAATCGATGAGGCTGAAAAGGCCACAATATTGGAAAACATGAAGAAAGCAGGAGAAGAAAAACAAGGGGCAGTTGGatactttaaaagttttttaaaaaaatga